From Kiritimatiellia bacterium, a single genomic window includes:
- a CDS encoding 3'-5' exonuclease domain-containing protein 2 encodes MIERDEDLPDAVQILAAAQVLGFDTESRPAFRPGESYPISLIQLATANEVFLVRPARLSDLSPLWRLFESAELIKAGVALQQDMRKLAELHPLQPAGFVDIATLAARMGFRKTGTRGLAAAVLGFRVSKGVQRSNWGRTELTPAQIRYAATDAWVARELYLALTSVPPPASRDHHPNS; translated from the coding sequence GTGATCGAACGCGACGAAGATCTTCCCGACGCCGTCCAAATCCTCGCCGCCGCACAGGTGCTCGGGTTCGACACCGAATCCCGCCCCGCCTTCCGACCCGGCGAGTCTTACCCCATCTCGCTGATCCAACTGGCCACCGCGAACGAGGTCTTCCTCGTCCGTCCCGCCAGACTCTCGGACCTCTCACCGCTCTGGCGTCTCTTCGAGTCGGCGGAGCTGATCAAGGCCGGCGTCGCACTGCAACAGGACATGCGCAAGCTCGCCGAGCTGCACCCCCTGCAACCGGCCGGCTTTGTGGACATCGCCACGCTCGCCGCCCGGATGGGCTTCCGCAAGACCGGTACCCGCGGCCTCGCCGCCGCGGTGCTCGGATTCCGTGTCTCCAAGGGCGTGCAGCGCTCCAACTGGGGACGCACCGAGCTCACACCCGCGCAAATCCGCTACGCGGCGACGGACGCCTGGGTCGCGCGCGAGCTCTACCTGGCCCTCACCTCCGTCCCTCCGCCGGCCAGCCGTGACCACCACCCCAACAGCTAA
- a CDS encoding Gfo/Idh/MocA family oxidoreductase, which translates to MTTTPTANAARNAGVTPANTPDRLPRHGRPAALSRRAALRRLALGFGPLLLPAPAPGRPPPSERIGLACIGVGGMGMRLLRTALQHPDVQIVAVCDPVRASNEYNHWYKDGWQGPWFGREPARCVVEDHYARLAGRPDYRGCFATADFREVLDRPDVDAVIIATPDHWHALITIAAARAGKDIYCEKPLSLTIAEGRWMVEAVRRYGRVLQTGTYRRSSAEARRLCELVLNGRLGRLHRIEVEIGPNHRPSPNPWAPQPVPVWLDYEMWLGPAPWAPYHKDRCLYSFRFIRDYSGGNVTNLGAHMIDLVQWATDHDHTMPVEVEDLGGVFPTAGLFDVADPAHFRCRYADGTTFECHTGRRFAWVKFEGERGWLALDEQMTASSPQLLRARLEPGERRLRESDDHMRDFLDCIRSRREPAAPVEIGHRSAAICHLGNIAMELHTRLRWDPERECFVGPDAAAANARCWRPWRPPWTA; encoded by the coding sequence GTGACCACCACCCCAACAGCTAACGCCGCCCGAAACGCCGGGGTCACGCCCGCGAACACCCCCGACCGCTTACCCCGGCACGGCCGCCCCGCTGCGCTCAGCCGCCGGGCCGCGCTGCGGCGCCTGGCGCTCGGTTTCGGCCCCCTGCTGCTGCCGGCTCCCGCGCCGGGCCGCCCACCACCCTCGGAGCGCATCGGCCTGGCCTGCATCGGCGTCGGCGGCATGGGCATGCGACTGTTGCGCACCGCTCTCCAACACCCCGATGTGCAGATCGTCGCGGTCTGCGACCCCGTCCGCGCCTCGAACGAGTACAACCACTGGTACAAGGACGGTTGGCAAGGCCCCTGGTTCGGGCGCGAGCCCGCCCGCTGCGTCGTCGAAGACCACTACGCCCGCCTCGCCGGCCGGCCCGACTACCGCGGCTGCTTCGCCACCGCCGATTTTCGCGAGGTGCTCGACCGGCCCGATGTCGACGCTGTGATCATCGCAACGCCCGACCACTGGCACGCGCTGATCACCATCGCCGCCGCCCGCGCGGGCAAGGACATCTATTGCGAAAAACCCCTCTCCCTCACCATCGCCGAGGGCCGGTGGATGGTCGAGGCCGTGCGCCGCTACGGCCGCGTGCTCCAGACCGGCACCTATCGCCGCTCCTCCGCGGAGGCCCGCCGCCTCTGCGAACTGGTGCTCAATGGCCGGCTCGGACGCCTCCACCGCATCGAGGTCGAAATCGGCCCCAACCACCGCCCGAGTCCAAACCCCTGGGCGCCGCAGCCAGTGCCGGTATGGCTCGACTACGAGATGTGGCTCGGCCCCGCCCCCTGGGCCCCCTACCACAAGGACCGCTGCCTCTACTCGTTCCGCTTCATTCGCGATTACTCCGGCGGCAATGTCACCAATCTGGGCGCACACATGATCGACCTGGTCCAGTGGGCCACCGATCACGACCACACCATGCCCGTCGAGGTGGAAGACCTCGGTGGCGTGTTCCCCACGGCCGGTCTCTTTGACGTCGCCGATCCCGCCCACTTCCGCTGCCGCTATGCCGATGGCACCACGTTTGAGTGCCACACCGGCCGGCGGTTCGCGTGGGTCAAGTTCGAGGGCGAACGCGGCTGGCTCGCGTTGGATGAGCAGATGACCGCCTCCAGCCCCCAGCTGCTGCGAGCGCGCCTCGAACCCGGCGAGCGGCGGCTGCGCGAGTCGGACGACCACATGCGCGACTTCCTCGACTGCATCCGCAGCCGACGCGAGCCGGCCGCCCCCGTCGAGATCGGTCACCGGTCCGCCGCGATCTGTCACCTCGGCAACATCGCCATGGAACTGCACACGCGCCTGCGCTGGGATCCCGAGCGGGAGTGCTTCGTCGGACCGGACGCCGCCGCCGCGAACGCGCGTTGCTGGCGGCCGTGGCGCCCGCCATGGACCGCCTAG
- a CDS encoding acetylxylan esterase, which yields MQRRRDREVRCGVRAVSAMLGALAVARCATAQTSAPSPAAAATAGDREAVLSAYWNGRMRAAEAAIEARAAAITNREALEAWQQELQRRYAEALGPMPERTPLNVKVTRVIERPNYRVENLLFESRPRHYVTASLVLPSPDRHRPPYPAVIVPCGHANHPRTVQSNYVRACVMAAWNGIAALIYDPIDQGERLQRLVEGEKAEYGVAGHNRLGPLAILLGWNTATFRVWDGVRALDLLSERPDVDAQRLGCMGQSGGGTLSSLLLAYDSRIRAAAPSCYISTLPRVYEAIGPQDAEQNIFAQMAFGLDHPEFLYVRAPVPVLVCAKTQDFFPIDGTHRALARARAVLERLGWGERVALVEDAGQHEWSEAHLRETTRWMNRWLRGAEGLEVPPETEFGPPGAELQVTAEGQVLRLPGARSVYDIVREEAAAQAARRPNRTAAELAEVVRRRARIRPLAAIPPVRAERGATGTSAPEQLQLQREDGLWLPAWLWSGRGGAAEPVLLVDDRGAAAARERAEPLAAEGRTVLAVALRGFGELARSRKFYRSPWSDEADAITAYVLGSSLVGERAEDLLAAARWLAEICGVASVRVEARGWAATPALHAAVVEPALISRLVLRDRPPGWREVIEAGARHSFADVVHGAWADYELTTLEQALGERLDRR from the coding sequence ATGCAGCGGCGACGGGATCGTGAGGTGCGGTGCGGTGTTCGGGCGGTGAGCGCGATGCTGGGGGCGCTCGCGGTGGCGCGCTGCGCAACCGCGCAGACCTCCGCTCCGTCGCCGGCCGCCGCGGCGACCGCCGGCGATCGGGAGGCGGTGCTTTCCGCGTATTGGAATGGCCGGATGCGGGCGGCGGAGGCGGCGATTGAAGCGCGGGCGGCCGCGATCACGAACCGCGAGGCGCTCGAGGCGTGGCAGCAGGAGCTGCAGCGGCGGTACGCGGAGGCGCTGGGGCCGATGCCGGAGCGCACGCCGCTCAATGTGAAGGTGACGCGGGTGATCGAGCGGCCGAACTACCGCGTGGAAAACCTGCTGTTCGAGAGCCGGCCGCGGCATTACGTGACCGCATCGCTGGTGCTGCCCTCGCCGGACCGGCACCGCCCACCGTACCCGGCGGTGATCGTGCCCTGCGGGCACGCGAACCATCCGCGCACCGTCCAGTCCAACTACGTGCGCGCATGCGTGATGGCCGCATGGAACGGCATCGCGGCGCTGATCTATGACCCGATTGACCAGGGGGAGCGACTGCAGCGGCTCGTGGAGGGGGAGAAGGCTGAATACGGCGTTGCAGGGCACAACCGGCTCGGGCCGCTGGCGATCTTGCTGGGCTGGAACACCGCGACGTTCCGGGTATGGGACGGCGTTCGGGCGCTGGACTTGCTCAGCGAGCGGCCGGACGTGGACGCGCAGCGGTTGGGCTGCATGGGGCAGAGCGGTGGCGGGACGCTGAGCTCGCTGCTGCTTGCGTACGATTCGCGAATCCGGGCGGCGGCGCCCAGCTGTTACATCTCGACGCTTCCGCGGGTGTATGAGGCGATCGGCCCGCAGGACGCGGAGCAGAACATTTTCGCGCAGATGGCGTTCGGGCTGGATCATCCCGAGTTCCTGTATGTGCGGGCGCCGGTGCCGGTGCTGGTGTGCGCAAAAACGCAGGATTTTTTCCCGATTGATGGAACGCATCGGGCGCTGGCGCGCGCGCGGGCGGTGCTGGAGCGGCTCGGCTGGGGCGAGCGGGTCGCGCTGGTGGAGGATGCGGGCCAGCATGAGTGGTCCGAGGCGCACTTGCGCGAGACAACCCGCTGGATGAACCGTTGGCTGCGGGGTGCGGAGGGATTGGAGGTGCCGCCCGAGACGGAGTTCGGCCCGCCGGGGGCGGAGCTGCAAGTGACCGCGGAGGGGCAGGTGTTGCGGCTTCCGGGCGCACGATCGGTGTACGACATCGTTCGGGAGGAAGCGGCGGCGCAGGCGGCGCGCCGTCCGAACCGGACAGCGGCGGAGCTGGCGGAGGTGGTGCGGCGGCGGGCGCGGATCCGGCCGCTCGCTGCGATTCCGCCCGTGCGAGCGGAACGCGGTGCGACGGGCACCTCCGCGCCGGAACAGCTTCAACTGCAGCGCGAGGACGGGCTGTGGCTGCCGGCCTGGCTCTGGAGCGGGCGCGGGGGTGCGGCCGAGCCAGTGCTGCTGGTGGACGACCGCGGCGCGGCGGCGGCACGGGAGCGGGCGGAACCGCTGGCGGCCGAAGGCCGAACGGTGCTCGCGGTCGCGCTGCGCGGATTTGGCGAGCTTGCGCGTTCACGGAAGTTTTACCGCTCCCCGTGGAGCGACGAGGCCGATGCGATCACGGCATATGTGCTGGGCAGCTCGCTGGTGGGCGAACGCGCGGAGGATCTGCTGGCGGCGGCGCGCTGGCTGGCGGAGATCTGCGGCGTGGCATCGGTGAGGGTTGAGGCGCGGGGCTGGGCGGCGACGCCGGCGCTGCATGCGGCGGTGGTGGAACCGGCGTTGATCAGCCGGCTGGTGTTGCGCGATCGGCCTCCAGGCTGGCGCGAGGTGATCGAAGCCGGCGCTCGACACAGTTTCGCGGATGTGGTGCACGGAGCGTGGGCCGACTACGAGCTGACGACCTTGGAACAGGCGTTGGGCGAGCGACTTGATCGGCGCTGA
- a CDS encoding chorismate mutase: MRVARRIARVQKQHGLSIFQPERWRATLERLQAEGAAVGLDREFMAELYQLVHEETLRQKSSAAAEDNGDAAATGS; the protein is encoded by the coding sequence ATGCGGGTGGCGCGGCGAATCGCGCGTGTACAGAAACAGCATGGGCTTTCGATCTTTCAGCCGGAGCGGTGGCGCGCGACGCTTGAGCGCCTGCAGGCCGAAGGTGCCGCGGTGGGATTGGACCGCGAGTTTATGGCGGAGCTGTACCAGTTGGTCCACGAGGAAACTCTGCGGCAAAAGAGTTCGGCGGCAGCGGAGGACAACGGCGATGCAGCGGCGACGGGATCGTGA
- a CDS encoding type I restriction endonuclease subunit R — protein sequence MTPFTESEVEQAALAWLQAAGWQVAHGPDIAPDTLQAERRDFTEVVLARRLRDALARLNPQLPAEALEDAFRKLTRPEGADLLQRNRAVHRMLVNGVTVEYRTPTGELRGAQARAIDFDDPKSNDWLAVNQFTVAEQRHTRRPDVVLFINGIPLAVLELKNPADEDATIWSAFQQLQTYQAEIPSLFASNAALVISDGVEARVGTLGAGREWFKPWRTIGGERLADSSMPELQVVIEGVFEPRRFLDLARDFIVFEDDGSGRLIKKMAGYHQFHAVRVAVAETLRAAELARSDHRLAEATGRYEAGRKSGGNPGDRRIGVVWHTQGSGKSLTMAFYAGRIIREPAMENPTIVVLTDRNDLDDQLFGTFARCQDLLRQPPVQAQTRQHLRELLSVQAGGVVFTTIQKFFPDEKGDRHPVLSERRNIVVIADEAHRSQYDFIDGFARHMRDALPNASFIGFTGTPIEKADANTRAVFGDYISIYDIQRAVEDGATVPIYYESRLAKLDLPEELKPQLDEEFEEVTEGEEVERKERLKTKWAQLEAIVGAEQRLRLIARDIVDHFEKRLEAMDGKAMIVCMSRRICVELYNEIIKLRPEWHGERDEEGILKVVMTGSASDPPDWQRHIRDKRRREQLANRFRDPHDPFRIAIVRDMWLTGFDAPSLHTMYVDKPMRGHGLMQAIARVNRVFRDKPGGLVVDYLGLAAELKQALAVYTESGGTGETAIDQERAVAVMQEKYEVCCGLFHGLDRSAWVRGTPQARLALLPAAQEHILAQENGKDRLMRAVRELSAAFALGVPHEAALRIRDEVAFFQAVAAALSKRAPGERRTEEELDHAVRQIVSKAILPEGVVDLFAAAGLNKPDISILSEEFLAEVRGMPQRNLAVELLQKLLKGELKERRRKNVVQARSFAEMLEQTIRKYQNRAIEAAQVIEELVHLARAMREANARGEKLGLSEEELAFYDALETNDSAVKVLGEPTLRAIAQELVRTVRANVTIDWTLRENVRAQLRVLVKRVLRKHGYPPDKQEKATQTVLEQAELLADVWAA from the coding sequence ATGACGCCGTTCACCGAATCTGAAGTCGAACAGGCCGCGCTCGCCTGGCTGCAGGCCGCGGGCTGGCAGGTCGCGCACGGGCCGGACATCGCGCCGGACACGTTGCAGGCTGAGCGACGCGACTTCACCGAGGTGGTGCTCGCCCGCCGGCTGCGCGATGCGCTGGCGCGCCTGAACCCGCAACTGCCCGCCGAGGCGCTGGAAGATGCATTTCGCAAGCTTACGCGTCCCGAGGGCGCGGACCTGCTCCAGCGCAACCGTGCAGTGCACCGGATGCTGGTCAATGGCGTGACGGTGGAATATCGCACGCCCACCGGCGAGTTGCGCGGCGCGCAGGCGCGGGCAATCGACTTCGACGATCCGAAGAGCAACGACTGGCTGGCGGTGAACCAGTTCACTGTCGCTGAGCAAAGGCACACCCGCCGCCCCGATGTGGTGCTCTTCATCAATGGCATACCGCTTGCCGTGCTCGAGCTCAAGAACCCCGCTGACGAGGACGCAACGATCTGGAGCGCATTTCAGCAGTTGCAGACCTATCAAGCCGAGATCCCTTCGCTCTTCGCGTCGAATGCGGCGCTGGTGATCTCCGATGGCGTCGAGGCGCGCGTCGGCACGCTCGGCGCCGGCCGGGAGTGGTTCAAGCCCTGGCGCACGATCGGCGGCGAGCGGCTCGCCGACAGCTCCATGCCGGAGCTGCAGGTGGTCATCGAAGGCGTGTTTGAGCCGCGCCGTTTTCTCGATTTGGCCCGGGACTTCATCGTGTTCGAGGACGATGGCAGCGGGCGCCTCATCAAGAAGATGGCTGGCTACCATCAGTTCCACGCGGTGCGGGTGGCTGTGGCAGAGACGCTGCGCGCAGCGGAATTGGCGCGCTCGGACCATCGGCTGGCCGAGGCAACCGGACGCTACGAAGCCGGGCGCAAATCCGGCGGCAACCCGGGCGACCGACGTATCGGTGTGGTCTGGCACACGCAGGGCTCGGGCAAAAGCCTGACGATGGCCTTTTACGCCGGGCGCATCATCCGCGAGCCGGCCATGGAAAACCCGACCATCGTGGTGCTCACCGACCGGAACGACCTGGACGACCAATTGTTCGGCACCTTCGCGCGGTGCCAGGACCTGCTGCGCCAACCCCCGGTGCAGGCGCAGACACGGCAGCACTTGCGCGAGTTGCTATCGGTGCAAGCGGGTGGCGTGGTTTTCACGACGATCCAAAAGTTTTTCCCGGATGAAAAAGGGGACCGTCATCCGGTCCTGTCTGAGCGCCGCAACATCGTCGTGATTGCGGATGAAGCGCACCGCAGCCAGTACGATTTCATAGACGGGTTCGCGCGGCACATGCGCGATGCGCTGCCGAATGCGTCGTTCATCGGCTTCACGGGCACGCCCATCGAGAAGGCCGATGCGAACACCCGCGCTGTGTTCGGCGACTACATCAGTATCTACGACATCCAGCGCGCGGTGGAGGACGGCGCGACCGTGCCGATCTATTACGAGAGCCGGCTGGCCAAGCTGGATCTGCCCGAGGAACTGAAGCCGCAATTGGATGAGGAATTCGAAGAGGTCACCGAGGGCGAGGAAGTCGAGCGCAAGGAACGGCTCAAAACGAAGTGGGCGCAGCTCGAGGCCATTGTGGGCGCGGAGCAGCGACTGCGACTGATCGCGCGCGACATTGTGGATCACTTCGAGAAACGGCTCGAGGCGATGGATGGCAAGGCGATGATCGTTTGCATGAGCCGGCGCATCTGCGTGGAGCTTTACAACGAGATCATCAAGCTGCGCCCCGAATGGCACGGCGAGCGGGACGAAGAGGGCATCCTCAAGGTCGTGATGACCGGTTCGGCCAGTGACCCGCCCGACTGGCAGCGGCATATCCGTGACAAGCGCCGGCGCGAGCAGCTCGCCAACCGCTTCCGCGATCCCCACGACCCGTTCCGCATCGCCATCGTGCGCGACATGTGGCTGACCGGGTTCGACGCGCCCAGCCTGCATACGATGTACGTGGACAAGCCGATGCGCGGGCACGGGCTGATGCAGGCCATCGCGCGCGTCAATCGCGTGTTCCGCGACAAACCCGGCGGGCTGGTGGTGGACTACCTCGGGTTGGCAGCGGAGCTGAAACAGGCGTTGGCGGTTTACACGGAGAGTGGTGGGACGGGTGAGACGGCCATTGATCAGGAACGCGCCGTGGCGGTGATGCAGGAGAAATACGAGGTCTGCTGCGGCTTGTTCCATGGGTTGGATCGGTCGGCTTGGGTTCGCGGCACACCGCAAGCGCGGCTGGCGCTGTTGCCGGCAGCACAGGAGCACATCCTTGCGCAGGAGAACGGCAAGGACCGGCTGATGCGCGCCGTGCGCGAGCTTTCGGCCGCGTTCGCGCTGGGGGTGCCGCACGAGGCGGCGCTGCGCATTCGCGACGAGGTCGCGTTCTTCCAGGCGGTGGCGGCGGCGCTGAGCAAACGTGCGCCGGGCGAGCGCCGAACAGAGGAGGAGCTGGACCACGCCGTTCGGCAGATCGTTTCGAAGGCCATTCTGCCGGAGGGGGTGGTGGACTTGTTCGCCGCGGCTGGCTTGAACAAGCCGGACATTTCGATCTTGTCGGAGGAGTTCCTCGCCGAAGTGCGCGGCATGCCTCAGCGCAATCTTGCCGTGGAGCTGCTGCAGAAGCTGCTCAAGGGCGAGCTGAAGGAACGCCGCCGCAAGAACGTCGTACAGGCGCGCTCGTTCGCCGAGATGCTGGAGCAGACGATCCGGAAATACCAGAACCGGGCCATCGAGGCGGCTCAGGTCATCGAGGAGTTGGTCCACCTCGCGAGGGCCATGCGGGAGGCGAATGCGCGGGGCGAGAAGTTGGGCTTGTCGGAGGAGGAGCTGGCCTTCTACGACGCGTTGGAGACGAACGACAGCGCGGTGAAGGTGCTGGGCGAGCCAACCTTGCGGGCTATTGCGCAGGAACTGGTGCGCACCGTGCGGGCCAACGTGACCATTGACTGGACGTTGCGCGAGAACGTGCGCGCGCAATTGCGCGTGCTGGTCAAGCGCGTCCTCCGTAAGCATGGCTACCCGCCGGACAAGCAGGAGAAGGCCACCCAGACGGTGTTGGAGCAGGCGGAACTGCTCGCAGACGTGTGGGCGGCGTGA
- a CDS encoding four helix bundle suffix domain-containing protein: protein MIPKHGGYRNTKTWQLADLIYDVTVRFCNKFVDRRSRTHDQMVQAARSGVQNLQEGSVDSATSRKLELKLTGTARGSLMELQRDYQKFLQHRSLPEWPPDHPALVRFRALRCSTLEQFRVWVAEEMRRYEQEHTDEHGRTRAEARADVRAGPCAPVSLRDFPAVCAANGALALLNLCIHLVGRQLEAQAAAFEREGGFPERLYRRRQTARRQHP, encoded by the coding sequence ATCATTCCGAAGCATGGCGGCTACCGGAACACCAAGACCTGGCAACTGGCCGATCTGATCTACGACGTCACCGTGCGCTTTTGCAACAAGTTCGTGGACCGCCGCAGCCGCACCCACGACCAAATGGTCCAGGCCGCCCGCAGCGGCGTGCAAAACCTGCAGGAAGGCAGCGTGGACTCCGCCACCTCCAGGAAGCTCGAACTCAAGCTCACCGGCACGGCTCGCGGCAGCCTGATGGAGCTGCAGCGCGACTACCAGAAATTCCTCCAGCACCGCAGCCTGCCTGAATGGCCGCCAGACCACCCGGCCCTTGTGCGCTTCCGCGCGCTGCGCTGCTCCACGCTGGAGCAGTTCCGCGTGTGGGTGGCTGAGGAGATGCGGCGCTACGAGCAAGAGCACACGGACGAACACGGACGGACACGGGCGGAGGCCCGGGCCGATGTCCGTGCTGGTCCTTGTGCGCCCGTGTCTCTGCGCGATTTCCCCGCGGTTTGCGCCGCCAATGGCGCGCTCGCGCTGCTGAACCTGTGCATTCATTTGGTGGGCCGGCAGCTCGAGGCGCAGGCCGCCGCCTTCGAGCGAGAGGGCGGTTTCCCCGAGCGGCTTTACCGCCGCCGCCAGACCGCCCGCCGCCAACACCCATGA
- a CDS encoding restriction endonuclease subunit S: protein MKGEWVERKIGTLGRVVTGKTPSTTDPNNFGGPYPFITIPDLDGRVFITTTERTLSEKGARTLRSSLLPPGSVMMSCIATVGRCGITVAPSFTNQQINSVIPNEEVDSRLLYYVFTQLGHALQAAGGGGSVYTNVSKSRFSDIVVRFPRKIEEQRAIAHILGVLDDKIEVNRRMSQTLEAMARALFKSWFVAFEPVRAKMEARWKRGQSLPGLPAELYDLFPARLVDSPLGPIPQGWGVGRLGEIAENPRRGVQPEEIPQGTPYIALEHMPRRSIALSGWGIGDELESSKFEFKAGEILFGKLRPYFHKVGVAPVDGVCSTDIVVVKPRRQTWFGFVLGHVSSTEFVEYANARATGTKMPRTSWTDMARYELALPPDSVVEVFGKTTCPWLERIIRGIHEARTLAALRDALLPKLISGEIRVKDAERFLEGIGI, encoded by the coding sequence AGACGCCTTCTACAACAGATCCGAATAACTTCGGCGGCCCTTACCCATTCATCACAATCCCTGACCTAGACGGACGGGTGTTCATCACAACGACGGAGAGGACTCTCTCCGAAAAGGGAGCTCGGACGTTGCGTTCGAGTTTATTGCCCCCGGGGTCGGTGATGATGTCTTGTATTGCTACAGTTGGAAGATGCGGCATAACTGTAGCTCCAAGCTTTACGAATCAACAAATCAACAGTGTCATTCCGAACGAAGAAGTCGACTCAAGGCTGCTCTACTACGTTTTCACTCAGCTTGGGCATGCTTTGCAAGCCGCGGGTGGAGGCGGCTCCGTCTACACGAACGTCTCTAAGAGCCGGTTCTCTGACATCGTAGTCCGCTTCCCGAGAAAAATTGAGGAACAGCGCGCCATTGCGCACATTCTGGGGGTGCTGGATGACAAGATTGAGGTGAACCGGCGGATGAGCCAGACGCTGGAGGCGATGGCGCGGGCGCTGTTCAAGTCGTGGTTCGTGGCCTTTGAGCCTGTCCGCGCGAAGATGGAAGCCCGCTGGAAACGCGGCCAATCCCTCCCCGGCCTCCCCGCCGAACTCTACGACCTCTTCCCCGCCCGCCTCGTGGACTCCCCCCTAGGCCCTATCCCGCAAGGGTGGGGGGTGGGGCGCTTGGGTGAGATCGCAGAAAACCCTCGCCGAGGCGTCCAGCCTGAAGAGATTCCCCAAGGCACGCCCTACATTGCACTAGAACACATGCCGAGACGCTCAATTGCGCTCTCCGGTTGGGGAATCGGCGACGAACTCGAGAGCAGCAAGTTCGAGTTCAAGGCCGGCGAGATTCTTTTCGGCAAGTTGCGGCCTTATTTTCACAAAGTCGGCGTAGCGCCTGTGGATGGCGTTTGCTCCACGGATATCGTCGTCGTCAAGCCTCGCAGACAAACCTGGTTCGGCTTTGTTTTGGGGCACGTTTCCAGCACTGAATTTGTGGAATACGCGAACGCTCGAGCCACTGGCACGAAGATGCCGAGAACGAGTTGGACTGACATGGCTCGCTATGAACTAGCGCTTCCTCCTGACTCGGTGGTTGAGGTGTTTGGCAAGACGACCTGCCCTTGGCTGGAGCGTATTATCCGCGGGATTCATGAAGCCCGCACCCTTGCCGCGCTGCGCGATGCGCTGCTGCCCAAGCTCATTTCCGGCGAAATCCGCGTGAAGGATGCGGAGCGGTTTTTGGAGGGGATTGGCATATGA